The Dermochelys coriacea isolate rDerCor1 chromosome 7, rDerCor1.pri.v4, whole genome shotgun sequence sequence actgaggcccaaagaAGGGTGGTGAGCCACCTGAAGTCACTCAGCAAATCTATCGCAGAGCTAGGTTCTAGAAACCAGTGATTAATTAATACACCCAGGCACTCCGAGAAGAGCCACTGGACGAGGACAAGCCATTGTTCTTTGTTGAGCTGCCCATGGAGCCAGAGCTGTGATCTGGAGTGATCCTGCACCAGTCTGGAGAAATTGTTATTAGCAAGAAATGGGCACATTTTGCAAAGGCAATGCAATTATCTCCCTAATGAACCGGTAGTCAGATGCATGCCGGGGCATCTAGCAGAGGACTTACTGTGCTCTTGAGCTGGAAGGCTGCCTGCAGGAAGACATTATTTCAGTTTGCTTGGTCTGCAGAAGCACAGTTTGCTTGGTCTGAGCGGGCGCTTACCATTCATTAGTTCTTTGGATCGCAGCATCTGGTACATCAGATGAGATGCAAGACCCACATCCTCAACACTCATTAAAAGTCCCCTGGCTCGGTGCTGTTAAATAGCAGCTGCATCTCACTGGTGGGTGTATAAGTCTCACCCcagcccagaagcagctgcatctcATTGGGAGGTAAAATGGGGTGTATACATAGTTGCACTGTGCTCTGAGATCTGTCAGAATGGAAGATGCTGTCAAATGTAAGATCCATCAGTTGCTACAATTGTGTGATATTGAATACCAAAACCTGGTGCAATAAAGCATATTGTAACCCTGCCTCTGGGGACATAGAGGCGTCTGACTTTGGACACTCCATAGACCACGCCTCTAAATCCACTTCAAACATGTCATTTCAGAAGGATTAAAACAAGACGTACAAAACTAGCAACACCCCTGTTGTCTCTAGATAGCATGCAGAGCCGTGTGGCTAGAGCTTCAGGCCTTTCCTTCTACAAGGGCAGGCCTGGAATTTACAGATAATCCCCATTGGCTGTTAGCAATATGGGGTTTATGAAACACACCTGAGTCTTTCCAATTCCATCTAGCAGAGGACAGTGGCACTTTCTGGCATGGACATGCGCACGCACTCTCTATACTAACAAACTATTTTTTGCGCTGCCCCCAAATTGATGGTTCTAAGGGGAAGGGAGCTTATTGTAACCATGAGTGGTCTTTTACCCAGCTCCAAAGCCCCTTTTAAGCCAGAGCTAAGAAGGGCTTGGCTTCAGAAGCTGATGGAAGTTGTTGGGGTGGGATCTCTGAAAAAGTGAGTGGCTCTGGAAATCCAGAGAGCAATTTATTTCTCTTAGCTGGGAGGGCTggttggggcggggcaggaggtGGAGATGGGAAAAGTAAGAGTCCTAAAGGGGCAGTCTGAGGTGTGGAGATGCAAATACCTGAGCTAGATATAGCACCTGGGAGAGCTTGCAGCAGGATACCATGACTCAGGAGCTGCCCAACAGGACCCTGGTACAAGAGAGCTGCTAACACCCTCTGCTGTGGACTTCCAGCCAGCCAATCACAGATGGTAGGATACACTCCTGGCTGGGGGGAATTGAAGGGGGCAGAAAGCTGGGGTCTGAGCTGCACTGAAGGCAGAGCAGGTTCCCGGGTCCTTTCAATCCTTGAGGCAGGAGGAGTTTGTCAGTGAAGAGAGAATAGTCATTAGAGGGAACAATCGAAGGCTCACAGGCTTGTGCTAGCCAACTTGGCTCCcagagcagggactagaacccaggatgcccagcccactgctctaaccactagaccctctCCCCAGAGTTAGTGATAGAatctaggagtcctgactcccaatccctgCATATTAGTCAATGCCCCTTTGATCACTGTTCTTTTGATTTGCAAGAGAAATTGAGTTGAAAGAGCTTGATATAGCAAAAAGGAAAATCTATTTTATTGTATTTGCTGTTCAGTTTTACTCCATGTAGAACTGTACAAATCTGagtgggcacaagcaaacaatatgtgcttTAATAGGACTAAATCAATTACTTGATgaggaactctatcctgggaagttgCGTCTCTAAAAAAGATTTgtggggtgtggtgtggtggaGAATCATCTGAAtgggagctcccagtgtgatgctgtggtcaaaagggctaatgtgatacTTGGATTCACAGAGCGGGGAATCTTgaatagaagtagagaggttattttgtctctctatttggcactagcGTGGCCAGAACaccctgtccagttctggtgtccacagttcaagaaggatgtggataaagttcagagaagagccacaagaaggattaaaaggaggacttgtggcaccttagagactaacaaatttatttgagcataagctttcgtgagctacagctcactttatccggATGcatatgctcacgaaagcttatgctcaaataaatgtgttggtctctaaggtgccacaagtcctcctgttctttttgcgtatacagaccaacatggctgctactctgaaagaaggattaaaagattagaaaacctgggTGACAGTGAGAGACTCTAGGAGCTCAATCTAtctagcttatcaaagagaaggtgaagggggtgacttgatcacagtctagcAGTGCCGACATGGGAAACAAATGTTGAATAATGGGCTCCtgagtctagcagagaaagactgGTAATAAGGttcacatttttatcagtgaggataattaaccactggaacaagttccccagggcagaggtggattttccatcatggaccatttaaaatcaacattggatgtttttctaaaagctctgctctaggaatgattttggggaagttctctggcctgtgctgtacaggggGTCAGGACAgacgatcacaatggtcccttctagccttggaatctatgaacctaagtgtgtggggagggaggacagggacAGCCCAGACTCTGAAGCTTGGTCTATGGCCTTTGCCTCAGCACATCCCAGTCTCCTCTGTTCCCAAAGGCTAGATCCCTTCCACTCAAGAAGGATCCCCATTAGCAGTATAGGAGCTAGGATACACAGCTCACAAGTTCAGATTCCAGCCAGCAGAGGGTGGCTGTGCACACATGCCTGCATCCGCACACGATTCTAATAAGAGCAGTCCCTTCGCTCCCACCTCCTGCTGCCCTGATTCTGTACCCTGAGCATATGCCATTCCTGTTGCAGAGCCCATGCACCATGCCGTCCTGCCATGCTGTCATCATCTCCCTGCTGCTGATCCTGATGGCTTCCCCATGCTGGAGCTATGAGGCCATCGGGCCTGGCTGCCATCTGCACTGTAAGGAcagaggaggggggaaatggagtgGTGCCAGGGCTGAATATGGCACCGGGGAGCCAGGATCTTCCTAACCCTGGATCTGATGCTGACCCCCTACCCGGGGACTCCTGAAATTGCTGCATTTTACAGTCTGGGAAACTGACACACAGCAGGGGGAAGTGATTTGGCCCTGAGGTCAAGCATAGtctgtgacagaaccaggaatagaaccaggaATCTCGGTTCCTAGCCTCTCTGCTCTAACTACTgtagctccctgccccccacagttGACTTTTGCACACCTGTACTTTACAGGGATGCTCATGGCTGTAAACCCACTTGAGTGTTCGGTGCAGGGGATGGGTCTTTTGGACCCTAAAGTTGCCAGTTCAAATCCCAAGCAAGTAGGGTCCTTCCTGCTCTGTGGGCCTGGTGTGAAATGAGTTAGTTGGCTCTCTGCCCAGCCCCTAGCTCATCAGCACAGAGGTTGAGGGCTAGCCAGGCCATGAAGACTGAACTCCCCTCTGTCTCCACAGCATTTGATGTAACCATCAAGAGCGACCGCCGTGGGACCTGCCGTGGGACCCATGTGGTTCAGGCCTGTGTGGGCTATTGTGAATCCAGTGCCTTCCCCTCCAAGTACTCCGTCCTGCTGGCCAGCAGCTTCAAACACAACGTCACTTCTGTGTCGCAGTGCTGCACCATCAGCAAGATGCAGAaggtgagcagggctgggggatatGCCACAGATCCTGCCCCACagtgtgggcccaggctggtaTGAGTTTTCCCACAAACTCAGCCAGACCAGGAGACACGGGGCTCCCGTGTGCATGCAAGAGCTGGGATGATAGATAGAAGCAAGAGAGAGGGGGCTCGTTTCGAGGATACACAGGTATGGGGGAATCCAGTAGCTCCCCAATGATTCACCAGATCCCAGAGACAGTAGCTGGGATTGAAGCACATAGGGGAAGCTGGATGGACACAGCAGGGCTGATTCTCAGCTACTTTGGGGATTTGGTGCATGCTACAGCCACATGAGTGATGTGACTGGCAGAGGTGCAGCACACCCTGGTCCAGCACAGCGCTCACGAGAGGGGATCTTCAGCGCTGGCTGGAATCTCAGGGCTACTCTGTGGCCCCTTCAGAATCCATCCCTGCCAGTCAGTGTGGAGTTAAAAGGGCTCCGCTCCTAGGAAGGGGCGTGGCCAGAATGCACCATTCTCTGGCTAGTCTCTGCCCACAAGGGATCATGGGAAGTGGCAcctgctctaacttgcaccaggGCCTGGAATTCAGGGAGGGCACAGGGGGTGGGCACCAGTCCCTCTCTCACGCTCCCATTCCCCCGCCACAGATCAAAGTCCGCCTGCATTGCCGGGCCATCCGCCACAAAGAGATAGAGATCTTCACTGCCAAGAGCTGCCAGTGCGACATGTGCCGCCTCTCCCGATATTGACTCGGCCAGGGAAGCCCTCTCCTGCGACACCCAGGAACCCACAGCCTGAGCTTGTCTAGATGCATATTAACATGTGTCAGCAGGGGCCACTGCAGTCCACACCAAGCTTGCTTTGCCACCTTGAGGAGGCACCCCAGCTGCTCCCAGCTTTACCGAGAGCTTCAATTTGCCCGCTTGCTGCTGCTGTAGGTTTATCTTTGCAAACAGATACCTTTAGCAGTCAGCCCCCAGCCGGAACAAACCGCAGAGCCAGGCTCCCCAACCCAAGCAGGGCTGTAAATGGGTGTTGCCTGTACTCTGGGCCTAATCAGAGAAATTCCTGGgctcctttcccctctgctgtgTTGCCAAGAAGCCAATACCTGATCTCAGGTTAATGTAtctggctagagcaggggtgggcaaactttttggcctgagggccacattggggttgcaaaactatatagagggccaggtagggaaggctgtgcctccccaaacagcctggcccctgccccctatctgtcccctcccacttcccactccctgactgctcccctcagaatccctgactcatccaacccccctgctccttctcaggagctcaggggctgggcaggatggtccggCAGGCCGGATGtagcctgcgggccgtagtttgcccacctctgggctagagCATAAAATatgttccttcctgaccctagaGAAGAGATCAGCTCATGACTTGGTCCCTGAGAGTTGATTGTCATTCGCAGGAAAGATCCCTCCATGAGTAGAACATGCCTGAATCCTGACCCCATAACAAACAGAAccctttaaggcccctttatttACCAAGCAGAGCATCCGAGTACAGAACCGGAACCTAGGCCTCCTAGGGAGACTATGGAAGGAAAGTAGGTCCCCATTGCTCATTTTTATATGGGAGTGCCAGAGGCAGAGCTAGAGACATAGCTTAAGCCTGCACACATCTGACCTCACCCACACCTGGTAAAAGGCCACTTGGAACTGGTATAGCTACCAGAGGGCGTAGTGTAGTGGGTAGCCAGAGGGCTGTGTTTTATACACTGGCGATATGGGGTTTTATCgttctgacctgctgtgtgaccacGCACATGTTCTTTCTTCTTACTGTGCTTCAGTTTGCTCTCCCATCATTTGCTTATTTCGATTGTGAGCTCCTTAAGGCAAGAACTCTCTTTCACTATGTCTGTGCTCCCTGATGGGTgccctgatcttggtcaagtTGCCGAGACTCGAATATGAATAACAAAACTGTATTGGGGCCAAGGCTACCTCTGCTTCCGCTCTCTGGCTGAGTGCTGTAGTATGTgagctattaaaataaatgatcttGCTGAAGAAACTTCAACTTGCCCAGCAGTTTCTGTGCTAAACAAACCTTTCCAGCTGGGCTGCTTAGAGGTGTCAGGCCCAGCTGCTAAAATTaagcagcactttaaaaaaatcccactcaTCTTGGATCACCTAGTCTTGGTGACCAGGAGTTCTGCTGGCTGCAAGAAGCAGCATCTCCTCTTAGTTCTCACATCATAGGCATGAAATCCCTAGATGGGTT is a genomic window containing:
- the GPHA2 gene encoding glycoprotein hormone alpha-2 isoform X1 encodes the protein MSPCTMPSCHAVIISLLLILMASPCWSYEAIGPGCHLHSFDVTIKSDRRGTCRGTHVVQACVGYCESSAFPSKYSVLLASSFKHNVTSVSQCCTISKMQKIKVRLHCRAIRHKEIEIFTAKSCQCDMCRLSRY
- the GPHA2 gene encoding glycoprotein hormone alpha-2 isoform X2; its protein translation is MPSCHAVIISLLLILMASPCWSYEAIGPGCHLHSFDVTIKSDRRGTCRGTHVVQACVGYCESSAFPSKYSVLLASSFKHNVTSVSQCCTISKMQKIKVRLHCRAIRHKEIEIFTAKSCQCDMCRLSRY